DNA from Streptomyces sp. NBC_01260:
GTTCTGCTCGGCGAAGTCCCGCGCGGACTCCTCCTGCCGGCCGAAGACCTTCACCAGGGTGTGCCCGGTGTACATCTCCTCGATGTGGGCGTTGAGCCTGCCCGTCACCTTCCACTGCTGGACGAACTGCGGCTGCGAGCGCTTGCCCACCTTGGTCGCCACGACCACCGACAGCGGCACCGTCGCCAGGGCGACGAGCGCCAGCAGCGGCGAGATCCAGAACATCATGATCAGCACGCCGATGATGGTCAGCACCGAGTTGATGAGCTGGCCCATCGTCTGCTGCATCGTCTGCGAGATGTTGTCTATGTCGTTCGTCGCCCGGCTGAGCACCTCGCCGCGCTTCTGACGGTCGAAGTACGACAGCGGCAGCCGCGACAGCTTCGTCTGGATGTCCTCGCGCATCTGGAAGACGACGCGGTTGATCACCCGGATCGACAGCCGCGTCGACACCAGCATCAGCAGCCCGGCACCGACGTACGTGATCAGCGCGGCCAGCAGCACATGGCCGATCGCGTCGAAGTCCATGCCCTTGCCCGGGGTGAAGTCCACCTTGGAGAGCATGTCGGCCAGGCCGCTGTTGGTCTTGTGCAGGCCCGCGATGGCCTGCTCCTTGGTGGTCCCCTCCGGCATCTGCCGGCCGATGACCCCGGCGAACACCAGGTCGGTGGCCTTGCCGAGGATCTTCGGGCCGACCACCGAGAGCGCCACGCTCAGCGCACCGGCCACCAGCATCACGTACAGGGTGGTCCGCTCCGAGGCGAAGCGCTTCAGCAGCCGCTTCGTGGAGCCCTTGAAGTCCATGGACCGCTCGGTCGGCGCCCCGCCCGCCATCATGCGTCCGCCAGGCCCTGCCATTACGCGGCCTCCGCTTCCGTCAGTTGGGAGAGCACGATCTCCCGGTAGGTTTCATTGCCGTCCATCAGCTCGTGATGACTGCCGGAGCCGACGACCCGGCCCTCGTCCATCACCAGGATCCGGTCGGCGTCGCGGATGGTGGACACCCGCTGTGCGACGATCACCACGGTCGCGGCGGCGGTCTCCCGCAGCAGCGCGGCGCGCAGCGCGGCGTCCGTGGTGTAGTCCAGCGCGGAGAACGAGTCGTCGAAGAGGTAGATCTCCGGCTGCTGGACCAGCGTCCGGGCGATCGACAGGCGCTGCCTCTGACCGCCGGAGACATTGGTGCCGCCCTGCGCGATCGGTGCGTCGAGACCGTGCTCCAGACCCTCGACGAACTCCTTGGCCTGGGCGACCTCCAGCGCGTGCCACAGCTCCTCGTCGGTCGCGTCCGGGTTCCCGTACCGCAGATTGGTCGCGACCGTTCCGGAGAACAGATACGGCTTCTGCGGGACCAGGCTCACGGTCTTGGCCAGCAGCGCCGGATCCAGTGTCCGTACGTCCGTCCCGTCGACCAGCACCTGGCCGTCCGTCACATCGAACAGCCGGGGTACGAGGCCGAGCAGCGTCGACTTGCCGCTGCCCGTCGACCCGATGATCGCGGTCGTCTCGCCGGGCCGGGCCACCAGATTCACCGACCGCAGCACCGACGCCTCGGCACCGGGGTAGCGGAAGTCCGCACCGCGGACCTCCAGGTGCCCGTGGGCGCGCAGTTCGGTCACCGGATCGACCGGCGGCACCACGCTGGAATCGGTCTCCAGGACCTCCTGGATGCGCTCGGCACAGACCTCGGCGCGCGGCACCATCATGAACATGAAGGTGGCCATCATCACCGACATGACGATCTGCATCAGATAGGAGAGGAACGCGGTCAGCGCCCCGATCTGCATCCCGCCGCTGTCGATCCGGTGCGCGCCGAACCAGACGACGGCGATCGACGACACGTTCACGACGGTCATCACGGTCGGGAACATCAGTGCCATCAGCCGGCCGGTGGACAGTGCCACGTCCGTCAGCTCGGTGTTGGCACCGCGAAAGCGCTCCTCCTCGTAGCCGTCGCGGACGAAGGCGCGGATGACCCGGTTGCCGGTGATCTGCTCGCGCAGCACCCGGTTCACCGTGTCGAGCCGCTCCTGCATCGTGCGGAACAGCGGACGCATCCGCTTCACGATCAGACTCACCGCGATCCCGAGGACCGGCACCACCGCGAGGAGCACCGCGGACAGCGGGACGTCCTGGCCGAGCGCCATGATGATGCCGCCGACACACATGATCGGTGCCGAGACCATCAGCGTGAACGTCATCAGGACCAGCATCTGGACCTGCTGGACGTCATTGGTCGTACGGGTGATCAGCGAAGGGGCGCCGAACCGGCCGAGCTCGCGCGCGGAGAACGACTGGACCCGGTCGAAGACCGATGCCCGGACATCGCGGCCGAGGGCGGACGCGGTACGGGCACCGATGTAGACGGCCCCGATGTTGCAGACCACCTGGGCGATGCTGACGACGATCATGGCGCCGCCGTACTGAAGGATGTAGTCCGTGTCCCCCTTGACGACACCGTGGTCGATGATGTCGGCGTTCAGGGTGGGCAGATAGAGGGCGGCGGAGGTCTGGAGCAGCTGGAAGACCACCAGCAGCGCGATCGGCTTCTTGTACGGACCGAGGTAGGCCCGCAGGAGTTTTATGAGCACGCGTGTCTCTCGGAGTCGGCATAGGTCGGGAGTCGACCTATTTTCCGGCACCGCCCACCGGGACCGCGAACGTTTTTATTCAAGTCCAGGTCAAAAAAAAGACCGGGTCCATAATTTTGCCGTCGAACCCCGCACCGCCGCCCGGCCGCGTCACCGAGGGCAGGCGCCCCGGCATGCGGCGTGGAACGGCAGGCGTATCAGCGCGCGGCGTCGAACGCCCCGGGGTGGATCTGGTCCCGCGTCGCCACGTACTGCTGGCGCACCGCCTGACCGACCGACAGCTCCTCGCCGGGATCCAGCACCTGTGCCGCGGCGTCCTGCCAGACCGGGGGAGTGCGCGGATCGAGCGACCCCTGCGAGACCCCCAGCGCCCAGGCCGCCTGCCGGGCCGCACCGAGTGCCGCGTACTGGGCCGGCTCCGGCACGACCACCTGCGTCCCCAGCAGCATGGGCGCGAGCGCCTGTACGGCCGGCAGCTCGGCGGCGGCGCCCAGCAGGAACACCCGCCGCACCTCGACCCCGCGGCCGCGCAGCACGTTCAGTGCGTCGGCCAGCGAGCAGAGCATCCCCTCGAACGCGGCCCGCGCAAGGTGCTCCGGCTTCATCGACTCGCGCCGCAGCCCGCTCAGCGTTCCCGCGGTGTGCGGCAGATTCGGGGTCCGCTCACCCTCCAGATACGGCAGGAGCACCAGCCCCGAGGCGCCCGGCGTCGACTTCAGCGCCAGTGCCGACAGCTCCTCCAGACCCTCCACGCCCAGCATCTCGGCGGTGCCGCGCAGCGCGCGTACCGCGTTCGACGTGTGGACCACCGGCAGGTGCATCCCGGTGGCATCCGCGAACGAGGTGATCATCCCGGTCGGGTCGGCCAGCGCCTCGTGGTGCACCGCCATCACCGAACCCGAGGCCCCCAGCGACACCACGGCGTCGCCGACCCCGACCCCGAGCCCGAACGCCGCCGCCATCGTCTCGCCGGTACCCGCCGAGATCAGCAGCCCCTCGGGCGTCGTCCCGGCCGCTTCGCAGGGACCGAGTACCTCGGGCAGCGCCGCCTGCCGGCCGAGCGCCAGCTCCACCAGCTCCGGCCGGTAGGACTCGCTGCCCGCCGACCAGTAACCGGTCCCGGACGCGGCACCCCGGTCGGTGGTCCGCCGGGCCGGGCGGCCCAGCAGCTGCCACACCAGCCAGTCGTGCGGCTGCAGCACGGCGGCGACCCGCTGCGCCATCTCCGGCTCGGTCCGCGCCAGCCAGCGCAGCTTCGACACCGGCTGAGCGGCCTGCGGCACCGCCCCGACCGCCTCGGCCCAGGCCTGCCGCCCGCCCAGCCCGTCGATCAGATCGGCCGCGGCGACCTGCGCCCGCTTGTCGTTGCCGAGCAGCGCCGGACGTACGAGATTGCCCTGGCGGTCCAGCGGCAC
Protein-coding regions in this window:
- a CDS encoding ABC transporter ATP-binding protein codes for the protein MLIKLLRAYLGPYKKPIALLVVFQLLQTSAALYLPTLNADIIDHGVVKGDTDYILQYGGAMIVVSIAQVVCNIGAVYIGARTASALGRDVRASVFDRVQSFSARELGRFGAPSLITRTTNDVQQVQMLVLMTFTLMVSAPIMCVGGIIMALGQDVPLSAVLLAVVPVLGIAVSLIVKRMRPLFRTMQERLDTVNRVLREQITGNRVIRAFVRDGYEEERFRGANTELTDVALSTGRLMALMFPTVMTVVNVSSIAVVWFGAHRIDSGGMQIGALTAFLSYLMQIVMSVMMATFMFMMVPRAEVCAERIQEVLETDSSVVPPVDPVTELRAHGHLEVRGADFRYPGAEASVLRSVNLVARPGETTAIIGSTGSGKSTLLGLVPRLFDVTDGQVLVDGTDVRTLDPALLAKTVSLVPQKPYLFSGTVATNLRYGNPDATDEELWHALEVAQAKEFVEGLEHGLDAPIAQGGTNVSGGQRQRLSIARTLVQQPEIYLFDDSFSALDYTTDAALRAALLRETAAATVVIVAQRVSTIRDADRILVMDEGRVVGSGSHHELMDGNETYREIVLSQLTEAEAA
- a CDS encoding FGGY family carbohydrate kinase, with protein sequence MGIVAGLDSSSAFTHIVVCDTDTGAVLRQGYAAHPMEAKATEVDPQVWLLSLGEAATGGLLEGVQAIGVSAQQHGLVPLDRQGNLVRPALLGNDKRAQVAAADLIDGLGGRQAWAEAVGAVPQAAQPVSKLRWLARTEPEMAQRVAAVLQPHDWLVWQLLGRPARRTTDRGAASGTGYWSAGSESYRPELVELALGRQAALPEVLGPCEAAGTTPEGLLISAGTGETMAAAFGLGVGVGDAVVSLGASGSVMAVHHEALADPTGMITSFADATGMHLPVVHTSNAVRALRGTAEMLGVEGLEELSALALKSTPGASGLVLLPYLEGERTPNLPHTAGTLSGLRRESMKPEHLARAAFEGMLCSLADALNVLRGRGVEVRRVFLLGAAAELPAVQALAPMLLGTQVVVPEPAQYAALGAARQAAWALGVSQGSLDPRTPPVWQDAAAQVLDPGEELSVGQAVRQQYVATRDQIHPGAFDAAR